From Paraburkholderia sabiae, a single genomic window includes:
- a CDS encoding N-acetylmuramoyl-L-alanine amidase: MQINPRITSLLALAALLTACTTTLTNKGTYYTDTSREAQYKDTRIRFLVMHYTEIEEKESLDVLTQQQVSAHYVIPDHPRQKAGEPIIWQLVPESQRAWHAGLSSWQGTTELNAASIGIENVNLGPIDTPQGRTWQPYPPEQVNAMIRLSKDIVTRYGIPPTRVVGHSDIAPQRKIDPGPLFPWKQLYDAGIGAWPDDATVAQELAGRDPHALADVQKLQQKLARYGYEVATDGVLDEKTRRVFAAFQMHFRPADYSGTPDAQTDAIAQALLDKYVPASAQEPARTAP, translated from the coding sequence ATGCAGATCAACCCCCGCATAACATCACTTCTAGCGTTAGCAGCACTGCTAACAGCCTGCACAACAACCCTGACAAACAAAGGCACCTACTACACAGACACATCACGCGAAGCGCAATACAAAGACACGCGCATCAGATTCCTGGTAATGCACTACACAGAAATCGAAGAAAAAGAATCGCTGGACGTACTGACGCAACAACAGGTCAGCGCACACTACGTAATCCCGGACCATCCCCGCCAGAAAGCTGGCGAGCCCATCATCTGGCAACTCGTCCCCGAATCGCAGCGGGCCTGGCACGCAGGCCTGAGCTCCTGGCAGGGCACAACAGAACTGAACGCCGCCTCGATCGGCATCGAAAACGTCAACCTCGGTCCCATCGACACGCCCCAAGGCCGCACCTGGCAGCCCTATCCGCCGGAACAGGTCAACGCGATGATCCGCCTGTCGAAGGACATCGTCACGCGCTACGGCATTCCGCCGACACGCGTCGTCGGCCACAGCGACATCGCGCCGCAACGCAAGATCGATCCGGGTCCGCTCTTCCCGTGGAAGCAGCTCTACGACGCCGGCATCGGCGCATGGCCCGATGATGCAACCGTCGCGCAGGAACTCGCCGGCCGCGATCCGCACGCGCTCGCCGATGTGCAAAAGCTTCAGCAAAAGCTCGCGCGCTACGGCTATGAAGTCGCGACGGACGGCGTGCTCGACGAGAAGACGCGCCGCGTGTTCGCCGCGTTCCAGATGCATTTCCGTCCCGCCGATTACTCGGGTACGCCGGACGCCCAGACGGACGCGATCGCCCAGGCGCTCCTCGACAAATACGTGCCGGCTAGTGCGCAAGAGCCGGCCAGGACCGCGCCATGA
- a CDS encoding cupin-like domain-containing protein — MSVPSDAAVLSDPAHEPPFDDKMLRVSGSDFRSRFNLHSFQFEHTLHRTGLFEIPRIVELARRIIDSHSNRDFSALNFKRASIDAKFTAMPPGERLAETVARLGEMGTWIKLSRAQDYDREYAQVLDRITSELEDLSGLPLRKDITWATMTLFLASPKIATPFHIDHETNFLFQVQGSKDVCLFPASDRELVPDQEVERFYNGNAEAARYREEMQNRGTVYRLTPGQVVHHPPLAPHWVQNDDNISVSVSIGYCMKPLEERARVYQANYILRTMGLRPLPPGLSPLRDSLKRRVISTFEHRDPKSYYDIVFAPMNRLKSPLNAVRRLVGR, encoded by the coding sequence ATGTCTGTGCCGAGCGATGCGGCTGTATTGAGTGATCCAGCACACGAACCGCCCTTCGACGACAAGATGCTTCGCGTGTCCGGAAGCGACTTCAGAAGCCGTTTCAATCTGCATTCGTTCCAGTTCGAGCATACGTTGCACCGGACGGGGCTGTTCGAGATTCCTCGCATCGTCGAACTTGCAAGGCGGATCATCGACAGCCATTCGAATCGCGATTTCAGCGCGCTCAACTTCAAGCGCGCGTCGATCGATGCAAAGTTCACGGCGATGCCGCCGGGCGAGCGGCTCGCGGAAACGGTTGCCCGTCTGGGTGAAATGGGCACGTGGATCAAGCTGAGCCGCGCGCAGGACTACGACCGCGAGTACGCGCAAGTGCTGGACCGCATCACGTCCGAGCTCGAAGACCTGTCCGGCCTGCCGCTGCGTAAGGACATCACGTGGGCAACGATGACGCTGTTCCTCGCGTCGCCGAAGATCGCCACGCCGTTTCATATCGATCACGAAACCAATTTCCTCTTCCAGGTGCAGGGCTCGAAGGACGTGTGCCTGTTCCCGGCGAGCGACCGCGAGCTGGTACCGGACCAGGAAGTCGAACGCTTCTATAACGGCAATGCGGAAGCCGCGCGCTATCGCGAGGAAATGCAGAATCGCGGTACCGTCTATCGGCTGACGCCGGGACAGGTCGTGCATCACCCGCCGTTGGCGCCGCACTGGGTGCAGAACGACGACAACATCTCGGTGAGCGTGAGCATCGGCTACTGCATGAAGCCGCTCGAGGAACGCGCGAGGGTCTATCAGGCGAACTACATTTTGCGCACGATGGGACTCAGGCCGTTGCCGCCCGGACTGTCGCCGTTGCGCGACAGCCTGAAGAGGAGGGTCATCTCGACCTTCGAGCATCGCGATCCGAAGAGCTACTACGACATCGTATTCGCGCCCATGAACCGGCTGAAATCGCCGTTGAATGCGGTACGGCGGCTGGTCGGACGTTGA
- a CDS encoding IS481 family transposase, with the protein MPWEAKNTMNLREEFVSLAATQALSFSELCRRYRISRQTGYKWLDRHKAEGPGGLADRSRRPHHSPLRSPEHIEARVLELRREHGWGGRKIERRLKDLGETEVPAPATITEILRRHGLIDEQASQQRQHWQRFEHAHPNLLWQMDFKGDVQTLKDGRCMPLTVIDDHSRYNLVLSACSRTTTQVVQAELERAFRCYGLPARINTDNGAPWGSPSAPGQLTELAVWLIRLGILVSYSRPYHPQTNGKDERFHRTLKAEVLDRQAFSTHAHMQQALDRWRHVYNVERPHEALGMATPITRYACSLRAMPERVPEPEYGPGDEVLRVNASGVVRLRGQKLKLSIALKGLQVAARMSEKEDGVIEIWFAHQRVAKLDLKTPKP; encoded by the coding sequence ATGCCCTGGGAAGCAAAAAACACCATGAATCTCCGCGAAGAATTCGTCAGCCTGGCCGCCACACAGGCCCTGTCATTCAGCGAGCTATGCCGGCGCTACCGGATCAGCCGCCAGACCGGCTACAAGTGGCTGGACCGTCACAAGGCCGAAGGCCCCGGCGGGCTGGCCGACCGCTCCCGACGCCCGCACCACAGCCCCCTGCGCTCACCTGAACACATCGAAGCGCGGGTGCTGGAACTGCGTCGCGAACATGGCTGGGGCGGACGCAAGATCGAACGGCGCCTGAAGGATCTGGGCGAGACAGAGGTGCCCGCGCCCGCCACGATCACCGAAATCCTGCGCCGCCATGGGCTCATCGATGAACAGGCGTCGCAGCAGCGCCAGCACTGGCAGCGCTTCGAGCACGCGCATCCGAACCTGCTGTGGCAGATGGACTTCAAGGGCGACGTCCAGACGCTGAAGGATGGGCGCTGCATGCCGCTGACGGTCATCGACGATCACTCGCGCTACAACCTCGTGCTGAGCGCCTGCTCGCGTACGACCACACAGGTCGTGCAGGCCGAGCTTGAGCGCGCGTTCCGCTGCTACGGGCTGCCCGCGCGCATCAACACCGACAACGGCGCGCCGTGGGGCTCGCCCAGCGCGCCGGGGCAGCTCACCGAACTCGCGGTCTGGCTGATCCGGCTGGGCATCCTGGTGAGCTACAGCCGGCCGTATCACCCGCAGACCAATGGTAAGGACGAACGGTTTCACCGCACGCTGAAGGCCGAAGTGCTGGACCGGCAGGCCTTCAGCACACATGCGCACATGCAGCAGGCACTGGATCGCTGGCGGCACGTGTACAACGTCGAACGTCCGCACGAGGCACTCGGGATGGCCACGCCCATCACGCGCTACGCGTGTAGCCTGCGCGCGATGCCCGAGCGGGTGCCCGAGCCCGAATACGGCCCCGGCGATGAAGTGTTGCGGGTCAATGCCAGCGGCGTGGTGCGCCTGCGCGGCCAGAAACTGAAGCTGTCGATCGCGCTCAAGGGGCTGCAGGTAGCCGCCCGCATGAGCGAGAAGGAAGACGGGGTGATCGAGATCTGGTTCGCCCATCAGCGGGTCGCAAAACTTGACCTGAAGACTCCCAAACCCTGA
- a CDS encoding acyltransferase family protein: MNKLQSLTVLRGVAAVSVIFYHIMAPTGHTFGEFGVDIFFVLSGFVIALVLDTPHLNPRRFVLDRIARIVPLYWLLTFVVLAGTLVAPTLFSSTAADLGNLLKSLFFIPYRKESGLIFPMLFVGWTLNYEMMFYAVAAVSLGMLRRYRLLFASAIILVIFCAASASGSRDAIAEFYSYQRIFEFPLGFVAYRLWKRGVRIPPVLAGFIAVAAYVSMAYINWNELSRAHLVYFGVPAFLLVASSLSLEPAIGSGSLTKGALLIGDASYAIYLSHPYCVEAARRLLASAPDSFRATAPIGVTLIIVMATAVGVALYWFVDRPLHKSARRLLQPAPAVRLRESGGQA, translated from the coding sequence ATGAACAAGCTACAGTCCCTTACCGTGTTGCGCGGCGTGGCAGCCGTCAGCGTCATCTTCTATCACATCATGGCGCCGACGGGGCACACGTTCGGCGAGTTCGGCGTCGACATCTTCTTCGTGCTGAGCGGATTCGTGATCGCTCTTGTGCTCGACACGCCCCATCTCAACCCGCGGCGTTTCGTGCTGGATCGCATTGCGCGGATCGTGCCGCTGTACTGGCTGCTGACGTTCGTCGTCCTGGCCGGCACGCTCGTCGCACCCACCCTCTTCAGCTCGACGGCAGCCGATCTCGGCAATCTGCTGAAGTCGCTGTTCTTCATTCCGTATCGCAAGGAAAGCGGCCTGATTTTCCCGATGCTGTTCGTCGGCTGGACCTTGAACTACGAAATGATGTTCTATGCGGTCGCGGCCGTCTCGCTGGGAATGCTGCGCCGGTACCGGTTGCTGTTTGCGTCCGCGATCATCCTGGTGATTTTCTGCGCGGCATCCGCGTCGGGTTCACGCGACGCCATCGCCGAGTTCTATTCCTATCAGCGCATCTTCGAGTTCCCGCTCGGCTTCGTCGCCTACCGGCTGTGGAAACGCGGCGTCCGTATTCCGCCTGTGCTTGCCGGGTTCATCGCAGTGGCCGCTTATGTATCGATGGCGTACATCAACTGGAACGAACTGTCGCGCGCGCATCTGGTCTATTTCGGCGTTCCCGCCTTCCTGCTGGTCGCCAGCAGCCTGAGTCTCGAACCGGCGATCGGTTCCGGCTCGTTGACGAAAGGCGCATTGTTGATCGGCGATGCCAGCTATGCGATCTATCTGAGCCATCCGTATTGCGTCGAAGCCGCGCGCAGACTGCTGGCGAGCGCGCCCGACAGCTTCCGCGCAACGGCGCCCATCGGCGTGACGCTCATCATCGTCATGGCGACGGCCGTCGGCGTCGCGCTCTACTGGTTCGTCGACAGACCGCTGCACAAAAGCGCGCGTCGACTGCTGCAACCTGCGCCCGCCGTGCGATTGCGCGAATCCGGCGGGCAGGCCTAG
- a CDS encoding GNVR domain-containing protein, translating to MKQREYLLEGSLDDGMAPPDGGYVGKLLDTLYEGRKTIVIVTMLFTLVGIVYAMLARPVYQADMLIHVEDSDGATKNALADLSAMFAVKTAASAEIEVLRSRMVVSRAVQATQLYISATPRYFPVVGRWIATHLNVSSWSGRGGYAWGDEAISVSRFDVPDRLHGARFILTYKGNGEYVLVHNGMDLRGKVGETLHVEVPGGAIDLLVSAIDGHSGATFELSRSSELAATLDLQSRLMISEKGKESSVIGAALEGGDPVKTSVILNAIGNEYMRQKVQRTQEEAEKSIAFLNQQLPELKATLERAEEEYNQFRSEHGAVDLGAEAAALLQSTAAAQARIADLRQQRAQLDARYMPDNPALIAINGQLSEAEKAMAELGVQTKRLPPLEQSVLRLQREVQVDTNIYTNLLNTKEQMRLLKAGKVSNARLIDSAAVPEGPIRPRRTLIVVAGSLTGVFVGAAIVLFRRRMNSGIAMVDEIEAGAGLHVYASVPRSRVQQTLARRLPEGVPGTCSVLARTASFDAAVESLRSFRGALEFALRDAPNHVVLLAGPTPMVGKSFVSVNLAALLGSSGQRVLLIDTDLRRGTLNAYVGVRSMPGITDIMQGAPYESVVHRQIMPGVDFVANGGYVANASELLRHSRFRRFVEWADGEYDVVLMDAPPILPVADSGIVAHLAGMVFLVARQGVTSVSDLRESVRRFGQIGVPIRGVVFNDMTSRPGKYGSEYAAYGYASYSNADGDVGNASNASNAS from the coding sequence TTGAAACAGCGCGAATATCTGCTAGAGGGGTCGCTCGACGACGGCATGGCGCCGCCGGACGGCGGGTATGTCGGCAAGCTTCTCGACACCCTGTATGAAGGCCGGAAGACCATCGTCATCGTCACGATGCTCTTTACGCTCGTGGGCATCGTCTACGCGATGCTCGCGCGTCCTGTGTATCAGGCGGACATGCTCATCCACGTGGAAGACAGCGACGGCGCGACCAAAAACGCGCTCGCCGATCTGTCGGCGATGTTCGCCGTCAAGACGGCGGCCTCGGCGGAGATCGAAGTGCTGCGCTCGCGGATGGTCGTCTCGCGCGCCGTCCAGGCCACGCAGCTCTACATCAGCGCCACGCCGCGCTATTTCCCGGTGGTGGGCCGCTGGATCGCGACGCACCTGAACGTGTCGAGCTGGTCGGGCCGCGGCGGGTACGCGTGGGGCGACGAGGCGATCAGCGTGAGCCGGTTCGACGTGCCCGACCGCCTGCACGGCGCGCGATTCATCCTCACGTACAAAGGCAACGGCGAGTACGTCCTTGTTCACAATGGGATGGACCTGCGGGGCAAGGTCGGCGAAACGCTGCATGTCGAGGTGCCGGGCGGCGCGATCGACCTGCTGGTGAGCGCGATCGACGGTCATTCGGGCGCGACGTTCGAACTGTCGCGTTCGTCCGAGCTTGCGGCGACGCTCGATCTGCAAAGCCGGCTGATGATCTCCGAGAAGGGCAAGGAGTCGTCGGTGATCGGCGCGGCGCTGGAAGGCGGCGACCCCGTGAAGACGAGCGTGATCCTGAACGCGATCGGCAACGAATACATGCGCCAGAAAGTGCAGCGCACGCAGGAAGAAGCCGAAAAGTCGATCGCGTTCCTGAACCAGCAGTTGCCGGAACTGAAGGCGACGCTCGAAAGGGCCGAAGAAGAATACAACCAGTTCCGCTCCGAGCACGGCGCCGTCGATCTCGGCGCCGAAGCGGCGGCCTTGCTGCAGAGCACGGCGGCTGCGCAAGCCCGCATCGCCGACTTGCGCCAGCAGCGTGCGCAACTCGACGCGCGGTACATGCCCGACAACCCCGCGCTGATCGCCATCAACGGGCAACTGTCGGAGGCCGAGAAGGCGATGGCCGAACTCGGCGTCCAGACCAAGCGGCTGCCGCCCCTCGAACAGAGCGTGCTGCGTCTGCAACGCGAAGTCCAGGTCGACACGAACATCTACACGAACCTGTTGAACACCAAGGAGCAGATGCGCCTGCTCAAGGCGGGCAAGGTCTCGAACGCGCGCCTGATCGACAGCGCCGCGGTGCCCGAAGGCCCGATCCGGCCCAGGCGGACGCTGATCGTCGTGGCGGGATCGCTCACGGGTGTGTTCGTCGGCGCGGCGATCGTGCTGTTCCGGCGCAGGATGAATAGCGGTATCGCAATGGTCGATGAAATCGAGGCAGGCGCGGGCCTGCACGTGTACGCCTCGGTGCCGCGCAGCCGCGTACAGCAGACGCTCGCGCGCCGGCTGCCCGAAGGCGTACCCGGAACGTGCAGCGTGCTGGCGCGGACGGCATCGTTCGACGCCGCCGTCGAGAGTCTGCGCAGCTTCCGCGGCGCGCTCGAGTTTGCGTTGCGCGATGCACCCAATCATGTCGTTCTGCTCGCCGGTCCGACGCCGATGGTGGGTAAGTCATTCGTGTCGGTGAACCTGGCGGCGCTGCTCGGCTCGTCGGGGCAGCGCGTGCTTCTCATCGATACCGACTTGCGGCGCGGCACGCTGAACGCGTATGTGGGCGTGCGTTCGATGCCGGGCATCACCGACATCATGCAAGGCGCGCCTTACGAGAGCGTGGTACATCGGCAGATCATGCCGGGTGTCGATTTCGTCGCTAACGGCGGTTACGTGGCCAATGCGAGCGAATTGCTCCGGCATAGCCGCTTCAGACGCTTCGTCGAGTGGGCAGACGGCGAATACGACGTCGTGCTGATGGACGCACCGCCCATTCTGCCCGTCGCCGATTCTGGCATCGTCGCTCATCTGGCGGGCATGGTGTTCCTTGTCGCGCGCCAGGGCGTGACGAGCGTGTCGGACCTGCGCGAATCGGTGCGGCGCTTCGGACAGATCGGCGTGCCCATCCGCGGCGTGGTCTTCAACGACATGACCTCGCGGCCCGGCAAGTACGGCAGCGAGTATGCAGCTTATGGCTATGCGAGCTACAGCAACGCAGACGGCGACGTGGGCAACGCAAGCAACGCAAGCAACGCGAGTTGA
- a CDS encoding polysaccharide biosynthesis/export family protein, with protein MDTIAWPDGARAIGAAVLRYLAPVAAAVALAGCAFSPGMTYRGSYTDSAGATSQVAAAREAGSHEASGGDRAPAGSLVEITDDLVEKQLLAQPSGIPDGVRSLFAKAGPYQVGPGDILNIVVWDHPELNLPAAGGGGSDSSGANSVAAGYTVDTDGFIQYAYIGPVKVAGLTEMGVRDLLSSKLGRYVRQPQVTVRVQTYRSKRVYLDGEVKTPGVQVLNDMVMTLPEAINRAGGFTDRSDRSRVALTRGDETVIVDIPDMIRKGVNPDRIIMRDGDLVRIYAQNDSKVFVIGEVQRPGGLPFNNGRMTLNQALGDAGGISQVSGDASQVYVVRNRDAGKRVVYHLDATSASAMATADSFELKPNDVVFVDASALVKWSRVIGLILPATQAAATTRAIGY; from the coding sequence ATGGACACGATTGCGTGGCCGGACGGGGCACGCGCGATCGGTGCCGCGGTGTTGCGATATCTCGCACCCGTGGCAGCGGCCGTTGCGTTGGCGGGATGTGCGTTTTCTCCGGGGATGACCTATCGGGGTTCATATACGGACAGCGCAGGCGCGACCTCGCAGGTCGCGGCGGCTCGCGAGGCGGGTTCGCACGAGGCGTCGGGCGGCGATCGCGCGCCCGCGGGCTCGCTGGTCGAGATCACGGACGACCTCGTCGAAAAGCAGTTGCTCGCGCAGCCATCGGGTATCCCCGACGGCGTGCGCAGCCTGTTCGCGAAGGCGGGTCCGTATCAGGTCGGTCCCGGCGACATCCTGAACATCGTGGTGTGGGATCACCCGGAACTGAATCTGCCCGCCGCCGGTGGTGGCGGCTCGGACTCGTCGGGCGCGAATTCCGTCGCGGCGGGCTACACGGTCGACACCGACGGCTTCATCCAGTACGCGTACATCGGGCCCGTCAAGGTGGCGGGGCTCACGGAGATGGGCGTGCGCGATCTGCTCTCCAGCAAGCTCGGGCGCTATGTGCGGCAGCCCCAGGTGACCGTGCGCGTGCAAACCTATCGCAGCAAGCGCGTCTATCTCGATGGCGAAGTGAAGACGCCCGGCGTGCAGGTGCTCAACGACATGGTGATGACCTTGCCCGAGGCGATCAATCGGGCGGGCGGTTTCACCGACCGGTCCGATCGCTCGCGCGTCGCGCTCACGCGCGGCGACGAGACGGTGATCGTCGACATACCGGACATGATCCGCAAGGGCGTCAACCCGGACCGGATCATCATGCGCGACGGCGATCTGGTGCGCATCTACGCGCAGAACGACAGCAAGGTGTTCGTGATCGGCGAAGTGCAGCGCCCCGGCGGATTGCCGTTCAACAACGGACGCATGACGCTGAACCAGGCGCTGGGCGACGCGGGAGGCATCAGCCAGGTCTCCGGGGACGCGTCGCAGGTGTATGTCGTGCGTAATCGCGATGCGGGCAAGCGCGTGGTGTATCACCTCGACGCAACGTCGGCCTCGGCGATGGCCACGGCCGACTCGTTCGAACTCAAGCCGAACGACGTCGTGTTCGTCGACGCGTCCGCGCTCGTGAAATGGAGCCGCGTGATCGGCCTGATTCTGCCTGCGACACAGGCGGCGGCGACGACCCGGGCGATCGGCTACTGA
- a CDS encoding methyltransferase, TIGR04325 family produces the protein MKKVLKAILMHSVLGAWLGKVPGVSRLYARTVWYAQMNHYFGLYGSFEDAERAATGYMKVGWNDEGIAKVLVNEKPEEPPQVFQTSQFAVLLWLTKLLKSGHAILDIGGAGGVFYEICMRYGLLSAPMRWHVVDVPEMVKRGIARHEQLKSPMISFGTDLVEAPASNIMLMLGVMQYLPDPLGEKGPGILESVQTLPSHILINKVPLMDDGEAWTIQNHVTSAMPYRLFSRRKFMDYFEAHGYRLRDRWIVPELSIDIPFHPERTVPFLEGVHFERHPVAAAA, from the coding sequence ATGAAGAAAGTGCTGAAAGCCATTCTGATGCATAGCGTCCTGGGCGCCTGGCTCGGGAAGGTGCCAGGCGTGTCGCGGCTTTACGCAAGAACCGTCTGGTACGCGCAGATGAATCATTATTTCGGCCTTTACGGTAGCTTCGAAGATGCCGAGCGCGCCGCGACGGGTTACATGAAGGTCGGCTGGAACGACGAAGGCATCGCGAAAGTGCTCGTCAACGAGAAGCCGGAAGAGCCGCCGCAAGTCTTTCAGACATCGCAATTCGCCGTGTTGCTCTGGCTCACCAAGCTGCTGAAGTCGGGCCACGCGATTCTGGACATCGGCGGCGCGGGCGGGGTCTTCTACGAAATCTGCATGCGCTACGGCCTTCTGTCCGCGCCGATGCGCTGGCATGTGGTCGATGTTCCAGAGATGGTGAAGCGCGGCATCGCGCGCCATGAGCAGCTGAAATCGCCGATGATCAGCTTCGGCACGGATCTCGTGGAAGCACCCGCATCCAACATCATGCTGATGCTGGGCGTCATGCAATATCTGCCCGATCCGCTCGGCGAAAAAGGGCCGGGCATTCTCGAAAGCGTGCAGACGCTTCCGTCGCACATCCTCATCAACAAGGTGCCGCTGATGGACGACGGCGAAGCGTGGACGATCCAGAATCACGTGACGAGCGCGATGCCATACCGGCTCTTCAGCCGTCGCAAGTTCATGGACTATTTCGAAGCGCACGGCTACCGTCTGCGCGACCGCTGGATCGTTCCCGAACTGAGCATCGACATTCCGTTTCATCCCGAACGTACCGTGCCGTTTCTCGAAGGCGTCCATTTCGAACGTCATCCCGTCGCGGCAGCCGCGTAG
- a CDS encoding sugar transferase: protein MSELVQRTIDIALIVLGAFGARHLNLNVLQIGPPHALDPTLVAFVAALALSVFPACGTYPPRGSRSVASIAGRTTFAWLAVQLCGLALLYAIHRDHLISLPWFIYWTLTTGISLLASHTLFFAEHSVSRQVAAWLRREDAAPDLPDVEAHPRTIRHVVKRAFDVVASLMFIVALSPLLVVLALVVKSDGGPAFYGHTRVGRNGEKFRCLKFRSMVVNSEQVLKDLLANDPAARAEWEREFKLRHDVRVTGIGHFLRRTSLDELPQLWNVVRGEMSLVGPRPIIAQELERYGVNSKYYLMATPGITGLWQVSGRCETDYATRVQLDVKYVKNWSLRSDIGILFKTFFVVIRGNGAY, encoded by the coding sequence ATGTCCGAGCTGGTGCAACGTACGATCGATATTGCGCTAATCGTGCTGGGCGCTTTCGGCGCGCGGCACCTGAATCTGAACGTGCTGCAGATCGGGCCGCCGCATGCGCTCGATCCGACACTGGTTGCCTTCGTCGCCGCGCTGGCGCTCTCGGTGTTTCCGGCGTGCGGCACGTATCCGCCGCGAGGCAGCCGCTCCGTCGCGAGCATCGCCGGGCGCACCACGTTCGCGTGGCTTGCGGTGCAGCTGTGCGGGTTGGCGCTGCTTTACGCGATTCATCGCGATCACCTGATTTCGTTGCCGTGGTTCATCTACTGGACGCTCACCACGGGCATTTCGCTGCTCGCTTCGCACACGCTCTTTTTCGCGGAACACAGCGTGTCGCGCCAGGTGGCGGCATGGCTGCGGCGCGAGGACGCGGCGCCCGATCTGCCCGACGTCGAAGCGCACCCGCGCACGATCCGGCACGTCGTCAAACGCGCTTTCGACGTCGTGGCGAGCCTGATGTTCATCGTCGCGCTGTCGCCGCTGCTCGTCGTGCTTGCGCTGGTCGTGAAGAGCGACGGCGGCCCGGCGTTTTATGGGCACACGCGCGTCGGCAGGAACGGGGAGAAGTTTCGCTGCCTCAAGTTTCGTTCGATGGTGGTCAATTCGGAGCAGGTGCTCAAGGATCTGCTCGCCAACGACCCCGCGGCGCGAGCCGAATGGGAGCGCGAGTTCAAGCTCAGGCACGACGTGCGCGTGACAGGCATCGGCCACTTCCTGCGCCGCACGAGTCTCGATGAGCTGCCGCAGCTGTGGAACGTCGTGCGCGGCGAGATGAGCCTCGTCGGCCCGCGTCCGATCATCGCGCAGGAACTGGAGCGCTACGGCGTCAACAGCAAGTACTACCTGATGGCGACACCCGGCATCACGGGGCTGTGGCAGGTCAGCGGGCGCTGCGAGACCGATTACGCGACGCGCGTGCAGCTCGATGTGAAGTATGTGAAGAACTGGTCGCTGCGCAGCGACATCGGCATTCTCTTCAAGACGTTCTTCGTGGTGATCAGGGGCAATGGTGCTTACTGA
- the rpiA gene encoding ribose-5-phosphate isomerase RpiA: MTQDELKQLVGRAAADYVIANVPEGAIIGVGTGSTANCFIDALASHKSRYRGAVSSSVATTARLQSHGIQVFDLNEIDSLQVYVDGADEIDASGAMIKGGGGALTREKIVASVSEKFVCIADATKRVDVLGQFPLPIEIVPMARTAIGRRVTALGGVPVLRVAKDGTPFITDNGNEILDVKGLRISDPRTVEAHINAWPGVVTVGLFAARGADLCLLGTDKGVEKIEYARS, encoded by the coding sequence ATGACTCAAGACGAACTCAAGCAACTGGTCGGCCGCGCCGCCGCCGACTACGTGATCGCCAACGTCCCCGAAGGCGCCATCATCGGCGTCGGCACGGGCTCGACCGCGAACTGCTTCATCGACGCGCTCGCCTCGCACAAATCGCGCTATCGCGGCGCCGTGTCCAGCTCGGTCGCGACGACGGCGCGCCTGCAATCGCACGGCATCCAGGTGTTCGACCTGAACGAAATCGACTCGCTCCAGGTGTACGTCGACGGCGCCGATGAAATCGACGCCAGCGGCGCGATGATCAAGGGCGGCGGCGGCGCGCTCACGCGCGAGAAAATCGTCGCGTCGGTGTCGGAGAAGTTCGTCTGCATCGCGGATGCGACCAAGCGCGTCGACGTGCTCGGCCAGTTCCCGCTGCCCATCGAAATCGTACCGATGGCGCGCACCGCGATCGGCCGCCGCGTGACGGCGCTCGGCGGCGTTCCCGTCCTGCGCGTCGCGAAAGACGGCACGCCGTTCATCACCGACAACGGCAACGAAATCCTCGACGTGAAGGGCCTGCGCATCAGCGATCCGCGCACTGTCGAAGCGCACATCAACGCATGGCCGGGCGTCGTGACGGTCGGGCTCTTCGCCGCACGCGGCGCTGATCTGTGCCTGCTCGGCACCGACAAGGGCGTCGAGAAGATCGAATACGCGCGCAGCTAG